The following is a genomic window from Neodiprion pinetum isolate iyNeoPine1 chromosome 3, iyNeoPine1.2, whole genome shotgun sequence.
TTATCTTGACCTTGATGACTTCTTGATTAATGTTATTCTcggatatgaaggtcacaactcaaaacCCTTTTTTATAGTGTTAACGTTTCAGCTTATGAagtattatataattataggTTATAATAGTCATAGTTATTTACAGCacttaaataataatattgtagtTCTGGGTAGCGTGAGGATGCCATAATATGGCTTTACACTCGGATTAATGATTCTCGTTGTTATCTCACATCTAAGGATATTTTCAGTAGTTAGGCGGTTCTTTGAATGATCTGCTTACAAAATTCTTACACTTAAAGTTGGGTTTGTTGGGAGCATGAAGGAAAGCGACCGACTAGCATTTCGATTGGATGTTATACCTAAAACTCCCCGGGACTTTAGTAACACAAAATTATATTCGAGTGGTTACACCTCGGTGAAACACATTCAATGGTTGAGGGTCGTGGGCACTAGACTCTATACAGATTTGATTTCGTTTGTGATTTTGGTTTCTGGGACTTACGTGCAGGTGTTCACGtatattttcactttataAAGATTCAGTAcagctaacaataagaacAAAACTGAAGAGGACTTGGGGGACTCTGTTTACTGCTGATCGTTGTATTCATATGTCGTAAATATGGCACTGTCTTGTGCAAGTAcgtatttgtttatttctcgacgattataaattatttccgTCCAATAGGCAATCTGTAGCAATGGCCCGGCTTCAGCCTTATTtcttgaatttatttcaccctCCATTCTTTCAAATTAAACGTAACTGTTTTATACCGGCTCATGAACCCTAACCTGAAAGTTCGCGCGTTTCTTCAACATGATACCGAACTCAAAAccattaatttatttccagTTTCCAACGAGGTCCCAGAGCACCCGGTAATCTCTCCGGTTTCCGGTTCTATTTTCGAAAAACGGCTTATCGAAAAGTATGTTGCGGAAAATGGAGTGGATCCTATAAATGGAAAAGATCTTGCAGTTGAGCAGCTGATTGATGTAAAGGGTAAGATCATGACTGCAAAGAAAATGCAGAGTAATAATCATGTCGgcatcattttgaaaaatgtttattctGCAAGGTGTATTAATTCTAAATTTTCTGTTCAGCTACGCCTCTTGTAAAGCCAAAACCACCGAGCGCAACATCTATTCCTGCAATTCTAAAGATTCTACAAGATGAGTGGGATGCAGTAATGTTACATTCGTTTACTCAGAGACAACAGCTTCAGACAGCCAGACAGGAGTTGTCTCATGCTTTATACCAGCACGATGCAGCCTGCCGAGTTATTGCTAGATTGACCAAGGAAGTTACTGCAGCCAGAGAAGCACTGGCCACTCTTAAGCCACAAGCAGGCATTACTCAAGCAACTGTTATTCCACAACCGGTAAAACGTTTTGCTGTTGTTTGTTGctttctattttctatttgTTCCTTATTTCTATTTGTCGTTAACAAAGTTCTGGCATATTTTCATCCTACATAGCTCAGATTTCATTatgatttataaaattcatgataaaagttgtaaaaaaagttGTACAAATTGGTTTGCAATTAACCCAATGAGATTCTGCGTACAGAAATTCTCAGCATTGATAACATATCTGTGTATCTGTCTCTGCCTAGTTTTACTTGATATCTGTATCGAGAGGGTTTACCCAGGATAaggctgaagttggtaacaTTCGCGTAATGCCAGAcagttattattgttatatggTAAAATAgcgagtttaaaaaaaattgcatcatTACAATAACCTTATGAACTTCGACCTTATCCATCAGTTTACATATAAGTTTCATTACTCATCATGCTTACTGTGTCGCATACAGTCTGTTGCAGTGGAAGCTGGTGGTGCGGCAGCTCAACCAACTGAACAAGCTGGCATCACTGAGGAtgttattcaaaaattacaagaaCGAGCTACTGTTTTAACTCAAGAACGAAAAAGACGTGGACGTTCTATACCGGAAGATCTCTTACCACAAGAAAGCATCAGGGCATTCCAGACACTTGCTTCACACCCGGTTAGAAGTCccattaattttaattttgagcAGAAATGTAATTTGTGACAAAATATAATTACGGAAAATGTTTTCACTGACAGGGATTGCATTCCGCAAGTGTACCAGGAATTCTGGCACTTGATATACATGGGGCAGATACCAGCAAAATTCTAACTGGAGGCGCAGACAAAAATGCAACAGTTTTTAATAAGGACACTGAACAAGTAGTTGCTATTCTTAAAGGACACACCAAAAAGGTAAGTAACACCAGAAGTAAGCAGTGCTTTTCAAAACTAATCTCGCAGTGTAATATGAATTATTATGTAAGGTCGAAAATTTGTCTACTACTATTCACGATCACAATTTCGTACCTTTTGTATGGGAAGAAACTCAACATCTTTAAGTGACTTTTACTCTATAGATCAAATGGAAGTTAGTTtgagttttgattttttcgtttttgagaTACTTGCAAAGGAAGTACGTTCGCTCAAAATTACCAATTTAGCTGAAGTTTGGCACGAATGTAATActttgagaagaaaaacaaatggCGATTGGAAAGCATGCACTTCTTGGCCATTTAGGAGAAGTTTGGTATTGAATTTGAACCTGTTTTTCTATCTGCGAATTAAATTAGTTAATGTATCAAAGCTATTAGTCAATAATGTAAATTTAGTTACTTATATTTCTGAAACCATGAAGAGAGTTAATATTTTATGAGAAAGCATTTCAAACTTACCAAAACTTTAATACAATACACGAAAGGCCGCTTAAGTATTAATTCTTACAAAGGTGACACTCTTAGTCTTCCGTCACTTATTTATGAGCAAAAGCGTGTAGCCAGCTGTACCATACTATACAACCTGTGAAAACAGTTTCCCTTAATATTAGCGTAATTATGAAGTAGAGAGGAAAGATCATGAACTTGTGTGGTGGAGAATCTCAAACATAACAAGGATTGACTGCGGACATTGTAGTATTCGACTTATTGATAGCATTTATTTCATCGTGGAATACAACAATAGTCCATTACACCTTTAGGTTGTCATTACTATTTTGTCCTCTGCGTCCGACCTAAATGCCCTGCAGCAAAACAACTCATACAAAACTATCCTGTCATGAATCACCCGAACGGAAGTATCCCAACAAAATTACCCATGTCAAAAATAATCTGCAACAAATACAACCCAGGCCAAAAATAATCAACCCGATGAAGAATAacccaaaaataaaataacctGTGACAAAAATAACCCAAGACAAATATAATCTAGGGCAAAAATAAGCCGATcaagaaaaatatgtattgtTTGTTatctgtttgaatattttgttgaaaatagacTAACGCAAACATTAAATTGAATcgaattcaattaaattcaattaaattccaGATGTTATATTAACAATTTGTTTATGAGTTCCTATTCATGATTGTTGAATGTCATGTTCCTGCAGCGTGTAATTTTTTAGTGAGAGAAGAGAGTTTTCTTAActagaaacaataaaaatgatgcTCATCATTTTAATAATCTCTGCATTAGGAATTCTACTAATATGTCTAATTTTCTATCACCTTTTGCAACGTGCAATTATTAAGTAACCGATTTCACACTATTCTTTCATTACAAAAATCGTCTtaattgtatatttatatttgtgAAGTTAAATTATAGATCTTACCAGTTAcgtttttttgttgaaaaccTACAAGTTTCCATGATTTACATTTCTTAcgattgttaatattttttattaggTAAAATCAGTGTCTGAAACGTAAAATCAGCATTTTTTGTCCTATATCTTCGGTTTAACATATGTAgcaaaaatcaatattaattgaaacttgaaatgTATCAATTTAGAAAGTATAACATTTCAATAGCACTCAGCAGTTATGGTATTAAGCTTTTGATTTCAagtattttggaaaattttaaggTCACACGAGTTATTTATCATCCGGAAGAAGATGTGGTTATGACAGCATCACCTGATACGACAATTCGTGTTTGGAATGTGGGAACAAGCCAAACGACACTTTTATTGAGGGCTCATGATGCACCTGTAACTGGCCTCTCACTTCACCCTACAGGAGATTATTTGTTGAGCTCATCTCTGGACCAGCACTGGGCTTTTTCGGACATACGTACTGGCAGACTACTGACAAAGGTCAATAAACGAAAATTCATTCGCTAGTTTCTTAGTTAACAATTTATGATTAATCCATTTTATGGAAAAATGACTTCTACCATCACTTCATTATGGTCCCTTCTCCATCATAGGTAGCTGGGCAATCTGGACAGCCTTTGACAACAGCCCAATTCCATCCAGATGGGCTTATCTTTGGTACAGGAACAGCTGATTCTCAAGTCAAGATTTGGGATTTGAAAGAGCAGTCAAACGTGGCTAATTTCCCCGGTCATTCAGGTCCAATTACCGCTATTAGCTTCTCAGAAAACGGATATTACTTAGCAACAGCCGCAGAAGACTCTTGTGTCAAACTATGGGATTTGCGAAagcttaaaaatttcaagacacTTCAATTAGATGACTCTTATGAAGTGAAAGATATTTGTTTTGATCAAAGTGGTACATACCTTGCTGTGGCTGGATCCGACATCAGGTGAGCTTGACTGCACACatcaaaaatgtatttttgaaaaacttatttgagtatgtatgaatatttacgattttgtttcatttttctagaATTTATTTGTGTAAGCAATGGCAAGAATTAAAGGTACTCAACGATCATACGGCAACAGCTACAGGTGTTCGATTTGGGAAGCATGCACAGTATATCGCTTCTACCAGTATGGATCGAACATTAAAGCTCTATGGATTACCTTAAGCCTCAACAAGTACCTATTtaataatgtgaaaataaattatatgatttcaattcaaaaagGCAAAGTTGGTAACTATTTCTTTAgatgatatcaatttttactGATATGATAAGTGTTCTTATATTTTTTGACCTATTCAATTGTCCATATTTCACCACGTATATTGTTGGTATTTACTGTCCGTATTACTGATGAAACAAGGGAAGGCAATGCGTAGTTATGAGCCTGATCACTTAAAGcagattcaaaattatacgtaaGTTGCCTTTTGTGTAACATATTTGTCTTTAGCCATCTTTATATCAAATTACACTTAAAGTACTGCAAGGTGATAAGTTTTGCCTTCCCCATCCATCTAAGATTGaagttcataattttttcatattttactgAATTAGTTATATCCATCCATTTGAACGAGTAAACACACTGTAACTCCAAACCCCGTTAAAATATCAACGATAGATGCTAATGTTTTGATTAAGGAGTCAAACTTTCATTcatgattattcattttcattcatatgTCTTAAATGGCTGGcccttttcaaaatgatttatCAAAAAGTgtttattgtttaaaaatcgcgTGAATTTAAACGAACAATCTTCATTTAGCTCCAACAGCCAGAATTATTTGGACAAAGTTCTGCAATTGAAATCAAAACTCACGTTCGAAATAAAGAGGTACTCCAactttaattttaattgaattttgatgcctggattgtgaatttttcttaattagtatttttacaaaagtttAGCACTGGAAGTTGAGATTCATATCAAAATATCCATCAAACCTTGGGCCAGAAAATTActtatttaattgaaatttgaataaaactcttgtacaattattttgatACATCAACGATATAAATGTCTCGTATGAAAAAGGTCTTAAAGTATAAAGAAAAGCTTTCAAATCTTTTACATTTAATAGTATGTAATTGGTATTCTGAATCTGCATTTTCATGATGTGATCGATGTGGTCACTGACTTTTTTTCCATACTTATTATGATTTTGCCGACTCGCAACATTTTATAAcatcaataattaatttataattcatcTGTTCATGCAAATTCATCGAGAGGatatcgaaataaaatttatgttgACTCCTGAAATTCTGATCAAAGGAAATATGCATCACCAATTGTGGATCATGTAGCCTATGTTTCAAATagttgtaataaatattttatacagcaACTCAATTACACTGTTTTCCGTGCATAATGATTCCTACTGTTTATAGACAGATTTGGGGACCGTCAcaacaaaaatttcttcaaactaAAATGACAACTCACccttgaatttgaatttttttaagaggATCCTATAATTAGTCTTTACCATCTGAGGAAAAAGGCCCTTAGTTTGTTCGTTATCCAGTCCTATGTATAGTTAAAGGGATgtcctggtcgatttcgacgttgacgtatatatCACCATGCATCGAAGTCCCCGTGTCTTAAACGCAATAAAGGGCTtaacagccccattctatgtgcaattctgaacaaaaacactcgcATACATTTTCATCTGGCataaattctacgaatttacaattgcaatttcgtagaaaccacgatatttttttaatttttcgtcgaacgaaaatttattccgtATAGAATGGGGGGCTGTTAAACTCTTTTTTGCGTTTCAAACACGTGGACtttgatatttggagatatatatGTCCCCGCGAAATTGGCCAGGGTACCCCcttaaacgaaaaaaatcggACCTAGTGCAATTTATACACGCAATgccaaacaaaaattttcaaaattgtattgTTTTATGCAGGAATACTTCGTTACTAACTTACAACCTCGATAAtacaaaagaaattattccacTTCTGTACGAGATtctagatattttcaaaaggaTGGagcaaaaactgaaaaaacgTACCCCTTTCagcattttattttcatggtTCCCTCTGCattcgtttcttcaaaataaagtACAGTAAATTCACATCGATGAACAGCCTTTTTTAATAATCGCACTTTTAAGGCGATTTTTTTACCCCCGAGGAATCCCAATCGGCCTTCGTCAAGTCAAATTAAAATGCCCAGGCTTATGGGTACTTGTAAAGGTTTTCAATATTACAGGTTAAATACACTGGTCGCATCACACTTGTTGTTATAAGTCAATAATCTTGGCTAGTAATATTTTCATCTATGAGAATTTATTTGTGATTCTTCACTCTGCATAACCTAGCCCTGAGCCTATATCGTATAGacaatattatcaaaatttgtACAAGTTATTCACTATTTATactaaaacaaaatatacgcAGCCGGaatctgaacaaaaatattcaaaattagcAAATAACTAAgcataattttcagtttaaaGTAGGAAGCGAGGAAAATCTacattgaaaattcgataacaaaattacgtataatttcaacagtatatgtacatacaatcATAGACTTACGAAAAAATCTTAATCTAGCAACAAAAAATGATGTTTATCGTTGATGCTAACTGGAATGGAACTCTCTTTCAATGAGATTAGATATGCAATTTGTTTTCGTAATTCTTTTGTTTCATCCAACGAAGCGTCATATCACAACTTATATAGACGTACACGTGAGATGTAAATTATAGAAGCGGTAAATGGGCGCCGTAGTTAATTAATGATAAGATACATTAATCATAGCTGACGTGAGGTGGTGCTACAGCGAGGAAACGTGCGTCGaacgaaaattaaatgaaacaCCGAATATGTAATGAgtattttctatattttaagCAATGTCATCAACTTTACTTATCTTTACTTTTAACGCATGAATtgttcgttcaattttttatactgaAACATTGTTTTGCTGTACCTTGCATAAGGACTGTTGTCGACTGGAATGATCTAACTAATACGCGTCACtgttacataatatttttttgtcacaaaaaatttgatcgaaataTGAAAGATATGCATCTATTCGTATTATCTTAGTTTAATTATAGATTAAAGGATTTTGAACGTGGTATCGGaacttttaaataatttttcatgtttctaCGTCTTCGGGTATTTTCCCGAGAATTAATGTCATACATGTCATTGATTAAAGTATACAATGCCTCACAGACGGTCTTTTTgcctcgcgtatttgcaatattcgtcttcaGCTTACCTGCGACTCATATAACAAACTTACGTTCAGcccgaaaagaccgagtttgcatccttgttacacaatatactatttccATACATATCCAGTGCGAAGAATCAAAAGGGCATAACGACACTTTTTCAGCATTCCATGATTCTACAAAGATGTATgcaagaaaaatgaagaaaggcGGACTTATCCATCAAATCGAAAATCCCATGTGTTAGGTCATTTTGGTTTTTAGCCCccgaaatggtaaaaattgcACTTGTTCGTACTACTTGATAGAATGTTCCAGCGCACTCTGAGACAGTGCATTTAATATTCCATAAGTTTTATCCAGTCAGCTAAATCTGTGATTGGATGAATATGTTGTCGGATTAACATGAAGTCTAGTGCTATGTTTACACTCCATGTTTAAACACACTTTTAAATATGATACTTGGTGTTTTACCGGTTCCCTCAGCTTGACTAGCTCTGAGTGGATAATGAGCCTCGTTCAAACTCAATCGCAGACCTAATTTATACGTGGCATGAAAGAGCCCGTCCCGACTATCAGAATTTGCGGAACGTGTACAAGAAAACGTAAAGTACATTTTCGTCGCAGTAGGCGTAAAACGGGATTTTACGCCCGCGAAGCGTCACATATTACGATAATACGGCAACGCATCGAAAAGTACGTTAACTTATGGTAGTGTATCACCCTTTTAAATCGCAAGTTCCGAAGGCTTCGGACTTTGGATTGgcttaagaaaaaaaagatacacgAGGCTGGTTTGGAAAATTCCGTGTCACATTCTTCCTCACAAGAAGAGTATTAAACCCCCGGATCATAGATTCTGAGGAAACTTCCAAGTAGGAGTGGCAAAACCACTGTGGTAGGTGTGGAACACTTCACACCTCAAAATTTAGCAGGTGTGGAATTCCACACATCAGATATTTgcagtttcaaaaatataaattttgttcTAATGACTTGAATATGAACAATGGTGCAGGATTGCTTGAACGATGTAGCCATAATCCAATGTGtcagtttgattttttaattttattttcatggcGCTGCTTTTTAAGTCACTAGGTCTTATCAAGAAAAAGACATCCCGcatggtaaaaaatttttccgtcaaGTTTAAGTGgtttcaaaacatttttgttttccatttatttaacacgcaaaaaaatttatttcgaatcaattcacgaagttttgtatttattcaatatttttcgagtCGTTCAACACCATCGAAATCTTAGACACTTAGTCAAGAAATCCATAGTTGAGAACAGTTTTATGAgcttttattttgttcatattaaaagaagaaaaaatttactaaaatATTGACTTgcaaacaatttttgaaattctgtatttcagaaaaaaattaataaaaatattaaaatttgataagTGATCTTATATATTTAAAAGGTTATTCTTTGAGCTTTCAGAAACATTCCacgcgtttgaaaattattaaacaagtATGGAATAGCgaatataatcaattttaaccATAGTAAAGAACTGCCGAATGGATAAAACTACACATCAAACGCTCCATACTTTTGGGGTGTAAAAGTATTCCTAGCAGTTTCAGCTGAGTCCGTGATCCGGAAGTCTGATACTCTCATTGTTAGTAACAATAGAATTaccgaaataaattt
Proteins encoded in this region:
- the Prp19 gene encoding pre-mRNA-processing factor 19, whose amino-acid sequence is MALSCAISNEVPEHPVISPVSGSIFEKRLIEKYVAENGVDPINGKDLAVEQLIDVKATPLVKPKPPSATSIPAILKILQDEWDAVMLHSFTQRQQLQTARQELSHALYQHDAACRVIARLTKEVTAAREALATLKPQAGITQATVIPQPSVAVEAGGAAAQPTEQAGITEDVIQKLQERATVLTQERKRRGRSIPEDLLPQESIRAFQTLASHPGLHSASVPGILALDIHGADTSKILTGGADKNATVFNKDTEQVVAILKGHTKKVTRVIYHPEEDVVMTASPDTTIRVWNVGTSQTTLLLRAHDAPVTGLSLHPTGDYLLSSSLDQHWAFSDIRTGRLLTKVAGQSGQPLTTAQFHPDGLIFGTGTADSQVKIWDLKEQSNVANFPGHSGPITAISFSENGYYLATAAEDSCVKLWDLRKLKNFKTLQLDDSYEVKDICFDQSGTYLAVAGSDIRIYLCKQWQELKVLNDHTATATGVRFGKHAQYIASTSMDRTLKLYGLP